GAGATCGAGCTTGTCCGCGCGCTGGGTGGCACCTTGTGGTGCCACGGTTTTGGTGGTGTCTTCTGTCCCACTGTTGGCGGCAGCGGCTTGCCGCTGACGCAAACAGTGGGCTTGGCCGACGGCTTCATCGATGGAGCGGAAACCGAGCTGGGCGAGGTATTCGCGGACTTCTTGGGCGATGAAGGTGAAGAAGTTGACCACGTGCTCGGCGCGTCCCGTGAACTTCTTGCGCAGATCGGGGTTTTGGGTGGCAATGCCCACGGGGCAGGTATCGAGGTGGCAGACGCGCATCATGATGCAGCCTTCAACCACCAGCGGGGCGGTGGCAAAGCCGAACTCTTCAGCGCCGAGTAATGCTGCAATCATGACGTCGCGGCCGGTTTTTAACTGGCCATCGCACTGCACGCGGATGCGATCACGCAAGCCGTTGAGCAACAAGGTTTGCTGGGTTTCGGCCAAGCCCAGCTCCCAGGGGCCGCCGGCGTGTTTGAGTGAGGTCAGCGGTGATGCGCCGGTGCCGCCGTCGTGGCCGGAGACCAAGACGACATCGGCATGCGCTTTGGATACACCTGCAGCCACGGCACCGATGCCTTGTTCAGCAACGAGTTTGACGTGGATGCGGGCATCCGGATTCGCGCACTTGAGATCGTGGATGAGCTGCGCGAGGTCCTCAATGGAGTAGATGTCATGGTGCGGTGGTGGGGAAATTAGGCCCACGCCCGGGGTGGTAATGCGCACTTTGGCAATCCACGGATAGACCTTATTCGGTGGCAGCTGGCCGCCCTCACCAGGCTTGGCGCCCTGGGCCATCTTGATTTGAATATCCGTGCAGTTATTAAGATAGTGGCTGGTCACACCGAAACGTCCCGATGCCACCTGCTTGATAGCAGAGCGGCGGGAGTCGCCGTTGGGTTCCATCTCAAAGCGCTTCGGGTCTTCACCGCCCTCACCGGAATTGGACATGCCCTTCAGGCGGTTCATAGCAATAGCCAGGGTTTCATGCGCCTCAGCGGAGATAGAGCCATAGGACATGGCGCCGGTGCTAAAGCGCTTGACGATGTCCTCGACTGGCTCCACCTCATCCACCGAGATAGCCGGCCTGTCGGAGTGAAACTCCATAAGTCCGCGGATGGTGGCCAGGCGCTGGGACTGGTCATTGACCGCGCGGGTGTAGTCCTGGAAAATCTCATACTTGCCGGTGCGCGTGGCGTGCTGCAGTTTGAAGATGGTCTCTGGGTTAAACAGGTGGAACTCGCCCTCGCGGCGCCACTTGTATTCACCGCCCAGCTCTAAGTCGCGGTGCGCGTTTTCTTCTGGGCGTGGCAGGAAGGCACTGCGGTGGCGTGCTTCCACGTCGGCTGCGAGGTCTTCCACGTCAGCGCCGGAGATTTGCGAGTTCGCGCCGCCAAAGTAGTTATCCAGCAGGTCCTGGTGCAGACCCGTGACATCAGCGAACTGTGCGCCGCGGTAGGAAGCCACCGTAGCAATACCCATCTTGGACATCACTTTGAGCACGCCCGTGGTCGCCGCGGTGACGTAATTGGAACACGCCTCATCCAGGCTGAGCTCGCCGAGCTGGCCGGCTAAGCGGAGTTCATCGATAGTCTCAAATGCCATATACGGGTTAATCGCATCCGCGCCGAAGGAAATCAGCATGGCCAGGTGGTGGACCTCGCGGGCATCGCCGGACTCAATAATCACCGAGGCCCGGGTACGCGTGCGCTCTGCCACCATGTGCTGGTGCACAGCGGAAGTCAGCAGCAGGGAAGGAATCGGTGCGAAGCGCTCATCGGAATCACGGTCTGAGAGCACAATGAGGCTCTTGCCTTGGGCGATGGCCTCATCGACTTCGCGCAAAACCTTATCGATGGCTTCGCGCAAACCCTTGCCGTGGTGCGCCACGGGGTAAAGCCCTCTCACGACGGTGGAGCCAAAATTCTTGGCTCCACCGTTGTCGTTGGCGTGGACCAAGGTGGTGAACTCATGGTTATCAATTACCGGGCCATCTAAATGAATACGGCGTGCGGCCTGCGCATCCGGGTTGAGCACATCAGATTGCGCGCCCAGCAGGGTGAACATGGAGGTGATGTTCTTCTCGCGGATAGAATCCAACGGCGGGTTGGTGACCTGCGCGAAGCGCTGAGCGAAGAAATCGAAAAGCATGCGTGGGCGTGAAGACAGTGCTGCAATCGGGGTATCTGAACCCATGGAACCAATCGCCTCAGCGCCGGTAGTCGCCATCGGCTTGATAATCAGGTCCACGTCTTCTTCGGTGATACCGAAGACCCGCTGGCGCAACACCACGCGGTCATGCGGCATGTACTCATAGCGGGTTTGCGGCAGCTTTTCGATTGGAACGAAGTTGCTGCGAATCCACTCCCCGTAAGGAGCTGCGGTTGCCAGCTTGTCTTTGATTTCCTCATCTTCGATGATGCGGCCGGCATTGGTGTCCACCAAGAACATCCGTCCTGGCTGCACGCGGGTGCGCTTGACCACGCGGCTCGGGTCAATATCTAGCACGCCGGCTTCCGATGCCATGACCACCAAGCCATCATCCGTAATCCAGATGCGTCCCGGGCGCAGACCGTTGCGGTCCAAGGTGGCGCCGACGAGCGTGCCATCAGTAAACGCGACGGCCGCCGGGCCATCCCATGGCTCCATGAGACAGGAGTGGTACTCATAAAAATCACGCAGCTGCGGCGCGATGTTATCTGCATGCTCCCACGCCTGCGGAATCATCATCATGACCGCATGCGGCAGTGAGCGCCCGCCCAGGTGCAGCAACTCTAGGGCCTCATCGAAGACGGCCGTGTCTGAACCAGAAGGCGCGCAGACTGGCAGCACACGGTCGAGCGGTCCAAGCTCTTCGGAGCGAATCAGCGCTTCGCGCGCATGCATCCAGTTTTCATTGCCCTTGACCGTGTTGATCTCACCATTGTGTGCGACCAGGCGGAAAGGGTGCGCCAGTGGCCAGGACGGGAAGGTGTTGGTGGAAAAGCGCGAGTGCACCAGCACAATCGCCGATTCCATGCGCGGGTCACGCAAGTCTGTGTAAAAGCCCGCCAGCTGCGGGGTGGTGAGCATGCCCTTGTACACCATCGTCCGTGCTGACAGCGACGGGAAGTAAATAGTATCCTCACCATTTTTGGTGCCCAGCTCGCGCTCACAGCGCTTGCGGATAAAGAACATCACGCGGTCTAGCGCAATGCCCTCCAACGGGCGACCATCGCGCTCAGCGGTAAGGAATATCTGCTCAAAGTGCGGCATGGCCTCATACGCCATCCGGCCCAATTCCGAAGGATCGGTGGGCACGGTGCGCCAGCCAAGAACGCGCGCGCCTTCCTCTCGAGCGATCGCTTCAATCTCGCGCTTGGCATCCAACATCGCCATGCGCTTGCGCGGCAAAAATGCGATGCCGGTGGCATAGCTGCCGGCCTGCGGAAGCTGGAAGGAGGCATCGGCAGCCACTGCCTGGCAAAAAGCATCTGGAACCTGCATGAGAATGCCGGCGCCATCGCCCGTGTTCGTCTCTGCACCTGCCGCGCCGCGGTGCTCTAGGTTGACCAGGGCCTGAATACCCTTGTCCACAATCTCGCGGGTCGCGCGTCCGTACATGTCTGCGATGAATGCGACACCGCAGGAATCCTTCTCAAATTCTGGGTTGTACAAGCCCTGCGGGCCTGGTCTCAAATCCATGGGTTTGCCTCTTTGCTCCAGGGGTAGCTTAAGCGCCGAGGCCGAATCCAGGGGTTGGAACTAGCCGCGGCGCTAGTCAGCGACCCACAATCTTCTACTCGTGGTGCGACTTAGCAGTCGAAGTACATCTCAAATTCCTGCGGGGTTGGGCGCAGGCGGACAGGCGCGATCTCGTTATCGTGCTTGTACTGGATGTAGGTCTCAATGAGATCCTCAGAGAACACGTCGCCCTCGGTGAGGAACTCGTGATCTTCGCCCAGTGCTTTCAGCGCGGCCTCCAGGGAGGTTGGCGCCTGCGGGATGGAAGCCTGCTCTGCTGGTGGAAGCTCGTAGAGGTCCTTATCCACCGGCGCGTGCGGCTCGATGCGGTTCTTAATGCCGTCTAGGCCCGCCATCATCATCGCGGCGAAACCGAAATATGGGTTACCTGATGGGTCCGGCGCGCGGAATTCGATGCGCTTTGCCTTCGGGTTGGAGCCCGTAATCGGGATGCGGATTGCAGCCGAGCGGTTGCGCTGGGAGTAGACCAAGTTGATTGGGGCCTCAAAGCCTGGGACCAGGCGGTGGTACGAGTTAAGCGTTGGGTTGGTAAACGCCAACACCGCTGGTGCGTGGTGCAAGATGCCGCCGATGTAGTAGCGCGCGATGTCTGAAAGCCCGCCATAGCCGGCCTCATCGTAGAACAACGGTGAACCGTCCTTCCACAGCGACTGGTGCGCGTGCATACCGGATCCGTTGTCACCGGCCAGCGGCTTTGGCATAAACGTTGCCGTCTTGCCATTCTTAACCGCGGTGTTCTTGACGATGTACTTGAAAGACTGAATATCATCCGCCGCATGCAACAACGTGTTGAAGCGGTAGTTGATCTCCTGCTGTCCACCGCTGCCAACCTCGTGGTGGTAGCGCTCGATCGCAAAACCTGCATCTTGTAAGTTGGTGACCATCTCATCGCGGACATCCACTGTCTGGTCATAGGGCGCGGTGGGGAAGTATCCGCCCTTCACGCGCACCTTGGAACCCAGATTTGGCGTGCCGTCCAGGTTGGTTTTCTTACCGCGGTTCCACCAGCCCTCATTGGAGTCCACTTCATAGAAACCCGTGTTGGTTTCGGTGGCATAGCGCACCGAATCAAATACGTAGAACTCTGCCTCCGCGCCGAAGTTACAAGTATCTGCGATACCCGTGGAGGCCAAATATTCCTCCGCCTTGCGAGCCACATTGCGCGGATCACGAGCATACGGCTCCAAAGTCAGCGGATCATGCACGAAGAACTTCATGTTCAACGTCTTTTCAATACGGAATGGATCCAAGGTTGCCGTTGCAGGATCCGGCAACAGCGTCATGTCTGACTCGTCGATGGAAGTGAAACCACGCACTGAGGAGCCATCGAATGCCAAGCCCTGCTCGGCTGCATCTTCATCAAATTCTTCTGCCGGGATGGTGAAGTGGTGCTCGGTGCCGGGCACATCAGTAAAGCGCACATCCAGGAAACGGATGCCCTCTTGTTTGATGTACTCGACCACGTCGGAAACGGTTGCGAAGGCCATGGGATGCTCCTCTATTAATCAATCGGTTAGGCACAGCGTCCTGCCCCGGGCACGACTGCCCGAAGCGGAATACCTATAAGCTAACAGATAGATTTCGATATTCCTATCAATCAATAGGTAGAAGTATGGCTGCGCATGTCATGTGGGTGATTTTGTGTGCTTTATTGCGGAACTGTGTGCTCTTTTTATTGTGGTTCTGACGTGCCGAAATCGCCTATAGGCCTATAGGTATTGGTGGCTCTGATGGTCTGTCCGGGGCAGGATTGTGGTTGTTATCACATTGCGGAATTGGTAAAGAAAACACCGGGATTTGAACGGCTGAATGGTTAGTAGGCATCCTCGTCGGGGCATTTGGGGCAAGGCGTTGGTGCAACATGAAACTCGCACGGCATAGCAGAGATCGAAGACTCTTGGTGAGGGGCCTTGGCAGGCAAGCTATATTTTGAGACTGGAGTTGAGGTGGATGTTCTTGTGAAATCCAATTAACTCTCGAATTGAAGGTCGAATGCCGTCTTGTGGTGGCCGAAATAGCACTACAATTGAGGAGGCAATAACCCATAGGATAAGGGGTAGAAAGTGATGGATTTGGAAGTAATTCGCACAGTTAACGTTCTTTCTAATGCGACAATTGAGGCAGGCGTTCAGGCTGGAAAGCTAGTTGTAGAAGGCAGTGTTGTGCGTGATGCCGCTACCGGCCAGATTGTGCAAATGCTTAAGGAAGCCGTTCCCGAAGTGGCTAACGAGATCGCTGTGCAGACACCTGCCTTGATGAAAGCAATTTCAGATCTGACTCGAAGTGCCGGCGCAGCAGCCAAGAGTAATCCCAAGACGGCCATTTCTCTAGTTTTGGGTTCAGTCGCATTAGGTACAACATCATTGATTGTTCGCCAAGCTTCTTCTCGACGTAAACAACGAGAGGCGGAAAACCACTACAAAAACCTCTTGGAGCGAGACATCGAGCGGGCGAGCAAGGATGTAGAGCGCATATTAGTAACCGATGAGAGCGTTGAAGATAGTAAGGAAGTGGGAGCTGCTGCACTCAAAGCCAAAGCCGACGGTCCCGAAGAAAATCAGGGTGAGGTCATTGACTTCGCAACGGATACGGGGAACACAAAATCGGGTAGTAAATAAGGCCCATTCGCCTAGACTCTGACAAACCAAAATCTCCGGTTGCACGTTTAGAAAGGTGTCGGCCAATTTCGATCTTAATTTGAGGCGATGGATGGACGGCGATCCACACCACCTGTGAAGCAGCTGCGAAGTTTTGGCCTGGGCTTGGACACTTTCGGTTCTGGATTCTGTCTCAGTCCAAACCAGCTCCTAATTTGAGAGAATGCAATTTTGAGAGCATCGAGAACGAGTGCAAAACTAGTCAAGCTGTATGAATTCGATAAGGTACCAGGCGCTTGTCAACATGGCGCGGTACGTTGATGCTCTGCAATCATTTTCCCTGAGCGACGAGCGGCTACGTATATTAGATTCCAATTCAAACTTGGCTTCTTTCAACGTGAGTTTTTGAGAACTGTTCCGGTAGACGCTTTCGAACTCTTGAAGTGACTGACTCGCGACGCT
This region of Corynebacterium casei LMG S-19264 genomic DNA includes:
- the gltB gene encoding glutamate synthase large subunit, whose protein sequence is MDLRPGPQGLYNPEFEKDSCGVAFIADMYGRATREIVDKGIQALVNLEHRGAAGAETNTGDGAGILMQVPDAFCQAVAADASFQLPQAGSYATGIAFLPRKRMAMLDAKREIEAIAREEGARVLGWRTVPTDPSELGRMAYEAMPHFEQIFLTAERDGRPLEGIALDRVMFFIRKRCERELGTKNGEDTIYFPSLSARTMVYKGMLTTPQLAGFYTDLRDPRMESAIVLVHSRFSTNTFPSWPLAHPFRLVAHNGEINTVKGNENWMHAREALIRSEELGPLDRVLPVCAPSGSDTAVFDEALELLHLGGRSLPHAVMMMIPQAWEHADNIAPQLRDFYEYHSCLMEPWDGPAAVAFTDGTLVGATLDRNGLRPGRIWITDDGLVVMASEAGVLDIDPSRVVKRTRVQPGRMFLVDTNAGRIIEDEEIKDKLATAAPYGEWIRSNFVPIEKLPQTRYEYMPHDRVVLRQRVFGITEEDVDLIIKPMATTGAEAIGSMGSDTPIAALSSRPRMLFDFFAQRFAQVTNPPLDSIREKNITSMFTLLGAQSDVLNPDAQAARRIHLDGPVIDNHEFTTLVHANDNGGAKNFGSTVVRGLYPVAHHGKGLREAIDKVLREVDEAIAQGKSLIVLSDRDSDERFAPIPSLLLTSAVHQHMVAERTRTRASVIIESGDAREVHHLAMLISFGADAINPYMAFETIDELRLAGQLGELSLDEACSNYVTAATTGVLKVMSKMGIATVASYRGAQFADVTGLHQDLLDNYFGGANSQISGADVEDLAADVEARHRSAFLPRPEENAHRDLELGGEYKWRREGEFHLFNPETIFKLQHATRTGKYEIFQDYTRAVNDQSQRLATIRGLMEFHSDRPAISVDEVEPVEDIVKRFSTGAMSYGSISAEAHETLAIAMNRLKGMSNSGEGGEDPKRFEMEPNGDSRRSAIKQVASGRFGVTSHYLNNCTDIQIKMAQGAKPGEGGQLPPNKVYPWIAKVRITTPGVGLISPPPHHDIYSIEDLAQLIHDLKCANPDARIHVKLVAEQGIGAVAAGVSKAHADVVLVSGHDGGTGASPLTSLKHAGGPWELGLAETQQTLLLNGLRDRIRVQCDGQLKTGRDVMIAALLGAEEFGFATAPLVVEGCIMMRVCHLDTCPVGIATQNPDLRKKFTGRAEHVVNFFTFIAQEVREYLAQLGFRSIDEAVGQAHCLRQRQAAAANSGTEDTTKTVAPQGATQRADKLDLSPIFKRVESPYFRNQNLRQTKEQNHFLNQALDNQIIADAQLTIDAAAAKSSANAPDWMAAGKKPTVDLHYKVSNRDRSVGTMVGSRITRASGAKGLPADTINVHLTGSAGNSFGAFIPTGLTLNLEGDANDFVGKGLSGGRIIVRPAESSPRQLKHNPDIIAGNVTAYGATSGELYIRGAVGERFCVRNSGATAVVEGIGNHGCEYMTGGTVIIAGEIGENFGAGFTGGTAFILRTPEVLARLNKDVANAVEELTQADEAFLAETLAKHITYTGSTISATPQDFLKVVPAPYRKVLNIMAKAEREGRDVNNAIMEAVK
- the glnA gene encoding type I glutamate--ammonia ligase, which encodes MAFATVSDVVEYIKQEGIRFLDVRFTDVPGTEHHFTIPAEEFDEDAAEQGLAFDGSSVRGFTSIDESDMTLLPDPATATLDPFRIEKTLNMKFFVHDPLTLEPYARDPRNVARKAEEYLASTGIADTCNFGAEAEFYVFDSVRYATETNTGFYEVDSNEGWWNRGKKTNLDGTPNLGSKVRVKGGYFPTAPYDQTVDVRDEMVTNLQDAGFAIERYHHEVGSGGQQEINYRFNTLLHAADDIQSFKYIVKNTAVKNGKTATFMPKPLAGDNGSGMHAHQSLWKDGSPLFYDEAGYGGLSDIARYYIGGILHHAPAVLAFTNPTLNSYHRLVPGFEAPINLVYSQRNRSAAIRIPITGSNPKAKRIEFRAPDPSGNPYFGFAAMMMAGLDGIKNRIEPHAPVDKDLYELPPAEQASIPQAPTSLEAALKALGEDHEFLTEGDVFSEDLIETYIQYKHDNEIAPVRLRPTPQEFEMYFDC